A window of the Cystobacter fuscus genome harbors these coding sequences:
- a CDS encoding PilZ domain-containing protein: protein MAQVQVRERRAHLRFDKVFTIYLSTEGGLSRGIGRNISQQGLFVETREPLTLGERVKVTFAGEDGTEMTCLCEVRYQVALAYGRKDGREGNSRGVGLRIVAYEVQEDQPLLLVARERVMH from the coding sequence TTGGCACAGGTTCAGGTCCGAGAGCGCCGCGCCCATCTGCGTTTCGACAAGGTCTTCACCATCTACCTCTCCACGGAGGGGGGGTTGAGCCGGGGGATTGGCCGCAACATCAGCCAGCAGGGCCTGTTCGTGGAGACGCGCGAGCCGCTGACGCTGGGCGAGCGGGTGAAGGTGACGTTCGCGGGCGAGGACGGCACGGAGATGACGTGCCTGTGCGAGGTGCGCTACCAGGTGGCGCTGGCGTACGGGCGCAAGGACGGGCGCGAGGGCAACAGCCGCGGCGTGGGCCTGCGCATCGTGGCCTACGAGGTCCAGGAGGATCAGCCCCTGCTGCTGGTGGCGCGCGAGCGCGTCATGCACTGA
- a CDS encoding Glu/Leu/Phe/Val family dehydrogenase, with protein MANEENFMRAPAPTPKRTVYTEAMEIFHRAADLIGLDKRVRLELEEPDYEHIFYVTAKLKDRLVPLAPEQARDFADLPPTQVRNPEGLERLADGKIILNGRALLGSDVSIRRGHLRLPDGHVYQLVPGESQRFKAYRVQHNQARGPYKGGIRYHREVSLDLFKALAAEMTWKTAISEVPFGGGKGGIQIDPRSYGREELENITLRFMYKLKSMIGPNIDIPAPDVGTNGDIMALMYRQYSDGERDRHGMRGIVTGKDVRIGGSEGRAAATGQGVAFCIEDYYAEKGENLRGKSFILQGFGNVGSHGAAILQRMGARLLAVNDADGTIYNGDGIDVPALLAYVNDAKNLRRSVVGFPGAQKIDKKDFWEVQADICLPAALGGEITADVAERLKVKLVAEGANGPTTPDADRVLQKRGIDMIPDIIANAGGVTVSYYEWIQNKRMERWSEPEVNQRLEHAMKRNYRIIRDISRNQARRSDSHDSRPFCIGKEVDPRCAAMILALKRIEAHYLLEGFSQ; from the coding sequence ATGGCCAATGAAGAGAACTTCATGCGCGCCCCGGCTCCCACGCCCAAGCGCACCGTCTACACGGAGGCGATGGAGATCTTCCATCGCGCCGCCGACCTCATCGGGCTGGACAAGCGCGTCCGTCTCGAGCTCGAGGAGCCCGACTACGAGCACATCTTCTACGTCACCGCGAAGCTGAAGGACCGTCTGGTGCCGCTCGCCCCGGAGCAGGCGCGCGACTTCGCGGACCTGCCGCCCACCCAGGTGCGCAACCCCGAGGGCCTCGAGCGGCTGGCCGACGGGAAGATCATCCTCAATGGCCGCGCCCTGCTCGGCTCGGACGTCTCCATCCGCCGTGGTCACCTGCGCCTTCCCGACGGCCACGTGTACCAGCTGGTTCCCGGAGAGTCCCAGCGCTTCAAGGCCTACCGCGTCCAGCACAACCAGGCGCGCGGCCCCTACAAGGGCGGCATCCGCTACCACCGGGAGGTGTCGCTGGACCTGTTCAAGGCGCTCGCCGCGGAGATGACCTGGAAGACGGCCATTTCCGAGGTGCCGTTCGGCGGTGGCAAGGGTGGCATCCAGATCGATCCGCGCTCGTACGGCCGGGAGGAGCTGGAGAACATCACCCTGCGCTTCATGTACAAGCTCAAGAGCATGATCGGCCCCAACATCGACATCCCCGCGCCCGACGTGGGGACCAACGGGGACATCATGGCGCTCATGTACCGGCAGTACTCGGACGGTGAGCGCGACCGCCACGGCATGCGCGGCATCGTCACCGGCAAGGACGTGCGCATCGGCGGCTCCGAGGGCCGCGCGGCCGCCACCGGCCAGGGCGTGGCGTTCTGCATCGAGGACTACTACGCCGAGAAGGGCGAGAACCTGCGCGGCAAGAGCTTCATCCTCCAGGGCTTCGGCAACGTGGGCAGCCACGGCGCCGCCATCCTCCAGCGCATGGGCGCGCGTCTGCTCGCGGTGAACGACGCCGACGGCACCATCTACAACGGCGATGGCATCGACGTACCCGCCCTGCTCGCCTACGTCAACGACGCCAAGAACCTGCGCCGCAGCGTGGTGGGCTTCCCCGGCGCCCAGAAGATCGACAAGAAGGACTTCTGGGAGGTGCAGGCCGACATCTGCCTGCCCGCCGCCCTGGGTGGCGAAATCACCGCCGACGTGGCCGAGCGCCTCAAGGTGAAGCTCGTGGCCGAGGGCGCCAACGGCCCCACCACCCCGGACGCCGACCGCGTCCTGCAGAAGCGCGGCATCGACATGATCCCCGACATCATCGCCAACGCCGGCGGCGTGACGGTGAGCTACTACGAGTGGATCCAGAACAAGCGCATGGAGCGCTGGAGCGAGCCCGAGGTCAACCAGCGCCTCGAGCACGCCATGAAGCGCAACTACCGCATCATCCGCGACATCTCGCGCAACCAGGCGCGCCGCTCGGACTCCCACGACAGCCGGCCGTTCTGCATCGGCAAGGAAGTGGATCCGCGCTGCGCCGCGATGATCCTCGCGCTCAAGCGCATCGAGGCCCACTACCTCCTCGAGGGCTTCTCCCAGTAG
- a CDS encoding cyclophilin-like fold protein has product MAFITSLVFALALPALPAHAQQHAPTKAKTMKIRLTIGEKVLTATLRDNATTRDFVSLLPLTLTLEDYAATEKISDLPRRLSTKGAPPGTDASAGDITYYAPWGNLALFHRDFGHSSGLVTLGKLDGGVEALREPGPLKARIELVK; this is encoded by the coding sequence GTGGCCTTCATCACCTCTCTCGTCTTCGCGCTCGCGCTGCCGGCGCTTCCAGCCCATGCGCAGCAGCACGCCCCCACCAAGGCAAAGACCATGAAGATTCGACTGACGATTGGAGAGAAGGTCCTGACGGCCACCCTGCGCGACAACGCAACCACGCGCGACTTCGTCTCCCTGCTGCCACTGACCCTGACCCTCGAGGACTACGCGGCGACCGAGAAGATCAGCGACTTGCCGAGGAGGCTGTCCACGAAGGGCGCGCCTCCAGGCACCGATGCCTCGGCCGGCGACATCACCTACTACGCCCCCTGGGGGAATCTGGCCCTGTTCCACAGGGACTTCGGCCATTCGAGCGGGCTCGTCACGCTCGGCAAACTCGACGGTGGCGTCGAAGCCCTGAGGGAGCCCGGTCCGCTGAAGGCGAGGATCGAACTCGTCAAGTAG
- a CDS encoding putative quinol monooxygenase, translating to MNLRQFSRVCASALALCLGPPALAQKAQVPFARLEDLDIDPARLEGFKAAAREHAVATLRMERGVLALHAAAEKGNPARIRVFEMYADESAYQAHLRTPHFQRFRSGTARMVLARRMYDAVPILLGAKPRLPAKALVRIAELEIAPAQLEAYKAAVTEEIETSIRIEAGVLAIYSVALKENPTHLRFFELYADEKAYRQHLESPHFKKYVDVTRSMITARRLFETEPLSLGAKPR from the coding sequence ATGAACCTCAGGCAATTCTCGAGGGTGTGCGCGTCGGCGCTGGCGTTGTGCCTTGGCCCGCCCGCCCTGGCCCAGAAAGCGCAGGTCCCGTTCGCGCGATTGGAGGACCTGGACATCGACCCCGCGCGGTTGGAAGGCTTCAAGGCGGCGGCTCGCGAGCATGCGGTGGCGACGCTTCGGATGGAGCGGGGCGTGCTGGCCCTCCATGCCGCGGCAGAGAAAGGCAACCCGGCCCGCATCCGTGTGTTCGAGATGTACGCGGACGAAAGCGCGTATCAAGCGCATCTGCGGACGCCGCATTTCCAGAGGTTTCGCTCTGGCACGGCCAGGATGGTGTTGGCCCGCAGAATGTACGACGCGGTGCCCATCCTGCTCGGCGCGAAGCCGCGGTTGCCCGCCAAAGCGCTCGTGCGTATCGCCGAACTGGAGATCGCTCCGGCCCAACTCGAAGCCTACAAGGCCGCCGTGACGGAGGAGATCGAAACCTCGATCCGCATCGAAGCCGGCGTGCTGGCCATCTACTCGGTGGCCTTGAAAGAGAACCCGACCCATCTGCGGTTTTTCGAGCTTTACGCGGACGAGAAGGCATACCGTCAGCACCTCGAGTCGCCGCACTTCAAGAAGTACGTGGACGTCACCAGGTCCATGATCACGGCGCGCAGGCTTTTCGAGACGGAGCCGCTCTCGCTCGGAGCGAAGCCACGATGA
- a CDS encoding aldo/keto reductase, with translation MSNNKLPKRTLGRQGLEVSAIGLGCMGMSWSYGPPKDTKEMIALIRAAVDRGVTFFDTAEVYGPLTNEELLGEALAPFRGRVVIATKFGFAPAHEGEGRWSLINSRPEHIKQAAESSLKRLKVDAIDLYYQHRVDPAVPIEDVAGAVKDLIREGKVKHFGLSEAGARTIRRAHAVQPVTALQSEYSLWWREPETSVLPTLEELGIGFVPFSPLGKGFLTGKIDPTTTFDSSDFRSTIPRFQPENLQANQAFVELLARIAKEKNATPGQIALAWVLAQKPWIVPIPGTTKQARMLENAGAADIELTASDLRELEDGASRIKPSGDRYPPQQQRLIDR, from the coding sequence ATGAGCAACAACAAGCTCCCCAAACGCACGCTCGGGCGACAAGGACTCGAGGTCTCCGCCATCGGCCTCGGCTGCATGGGCATGAGCTGGAGCTACGGCCCACCGAAGGACACCAAGGAGATGATCGCGCTCATCCGCGCAGCGGTCGATCGCGGCGTCACGTTCTTCGACACGGCGGAAGTGTACGGACCGCTGACGAACGAGGAACTCCTCGGCGAAGCCCTCGCGCCATTCCGCGGGCGCGTCGTCATCGCGACGAAATTCGGGTTCGCGCCGGCGCACGAAGGGGAAGGGAGATGGAGCCTCATCAATAGTCGCCCGGAGCACATCAAGCAGGCCGCCGAAAGCTCGTTGAAGCGGCTGAAGGTCGACGCGATCGACCTCTATTACCAACACCGCGTCGACCCAGCGGTACCGATCGAAGACGTTGCGGGCGCCGTGAAGGACCTCATTCGCGAAGGGAAGGTCAAACACTTTGGCCTCTCCGAAGCGGGGGCGCGGACGATCCGTCGCGCGCACGCGGTGCAGCCCGTCACCGCGCTCCAGAGCGAGTATTCGTTGTGGTGGCGCGAGCCCGAGACGAGCGTGTTGCCGACGCTCGAGGAGCTTGGCATCGGCTTCGTGCCGTTCAGCCCGCTCGGCAAAGGCTTTCTGACCGGCAAGATCGACCCGACCACGACGTTCGATTCGAGCGATTTCCGGAGCACCATCCCGCGGTTCCAGCCCGAGAACCTTCAGGCGAACCAGGCATTCGTGGAGCTGCTCGCGCGGATCGCCAAGGAGAAGAACGCCACTCCCGGTCAGATCGCACTCGCGTGGGTGCTCGCGCAGAAGCCGTGGATCGTACCGATCCCAGGGACGACGAAGCAGGCGCGCATGCTCGAGAACGCGGGCGCCGCCGACATCGAGCTCACGGCAAGCGACCTCCGCGAGCTCGAGGATGGCGCCTCGCGTATCAAGCCGAGCGGAGACCGCTACCCGCCGCAACAGCAACGCCTGATCGATCGCTGA
- a CDS encoding LysR family transcriptional regulator, which yields MKTALLPQLQVFLVVARLRSFSGAARELGVSTTAVSQSVRHLEEQLSVVLLTRTTRSVSLTDAGRRLVEGAGPALGQALATLTEVSARPGETVGRVRLSVPRAAVPYVITPVVPTFRERHPRIEVEVVIEERFVDIVAEGYDAGVRLSEAIERDMVQVRLTDAFRFVVVGSPDYLARHGTPQRPEDLLRHECITFRMRTTGVIYAWELERGRRNWRVPVRGGVVTNDNPLSVSLAEQGLGLAYTLEPMVAEQLRTGRLHRVLEPYSPTVPGFFLYFPSRAQRSPALRLFVDTARELVRHAV from the coding sequence ATGAAGACGGCTCTACTTCCCCAGCTCCAGGTGTTCCTCGTCGTGGCCCGCCTGCGCAGCTTCAGCGGCGCGGCGCGCGAGCTCGGCGTCTCCACGACCGCGGTGAGTCAGTCCGTGCGCCATCTCGAGGAGCAACTGAGCGTGGTGCTGCTCACCCGCACGACGCGCAGCGTGTCGCTGACGGATGCGGGCAGGCGGCTCGTGGAGGGCGCGGGCCCCGCCCTGGGACAGGCGCTCGCCACCCTCACCGAGGTTTCCGCTCGACCGGGAGAGACGGTGGGCCGGGTCCGGCTGTCGGTGCCGCGGGCGGCGGTGCCCTACGTCATCACCCCGGTGGTCCCCACCTTCCGTGAGCGTCACCCGCGAATCGAGGTGGAGGTCGTCATCGAGGAGCGCTTCGTGGACATCGTGGCCGAGGGCTACGACGCGGGCGTGCGGCTGAGCGAGGCCATCGAGCGCGACATGGTGCAGGTGCGGCTCACCGACGCCTTCCGCTTCGTGGTGGTGGGCTCGCCCGACTACCTGGCGCGCCACGGCACGCCCCAGCGCCCCGAGGATCTCCTGCGCCACGAGTGCATCACCTTCCGCATGCGGACCACCGGAGTGATCTACGCTTGGGAGCTGGAGCGGGGCCGCAGGAACTGGCGCGTGCCGGTGCGCGGAGGCGTCGTCACCAACGACAACCCGCTGAGTGTGTCCCTGGCGGAGCAGGGCCTGGGGCTGGCGTACACCCTCGAGCCCATGGTGGCGGAGCAGTTGCGCACCGGGCGGTTGCATCGGGTGCTCGAGCCCTACTCGCCCACCGTCCCCGGCTTCTTCCTCTACTTCCCCAGCCGTGCCCAGCGCTCCCCGGCCCTGCGCCTCTTCGTCGATACGGCCAGGGAGCTTGTCAGGCACGCGGTGTGA
- a CDS encoding LysR family transcriptional regulator — protein MSVFLAVAEVRSLRGAGDRLGVSGSAVSQALRRLEDRLGVALVQRTTRSVRLTEAGERLYAAVRPAAEGVRAAVAAVSALGDAPRGMLRLQVSPGADSVLASPLLAEFLARYPDVQLDVHVSEARVDIVAGGYDAAIQLGEVIDRDMVAVPVGGDMRFIVVGAPSYFKRHAPPRHPRDLAEHVCINWHLEPDAPPYRWEFTEGGRDFAVTVPAHVLSTDPAFNLRLARAGMGLTMTFEDRVRDELARGELVSVLDAFCTPFPGYFLHYPTRRQASPALRALVDHLNNEPETMKAVMKEIPLGRLGRAEEIASAVLWLCGPGAGFAIGQALVVDGGYTIR, from the coding sequence ATGAGCGTCTTCCTGGCCGTGGCCGAGGTGCGGAGCCTCCGCGGCGCCGGTGACCGTCTTGGCGTGAGCGGCTCGGCGGTGAGCCAGGCCCTGCGGCGGCTGGAGGACCGGCTCGGGGTGGCGCTGGTGCAGCGGACCACGCGCAGCGTCCGGCTCACCGAGGCAGGAGAGCGCCTCTACGCCGCCGTGCGCCCCGCCGCTGAGGGGGTGCGAGCCGCGGTCGCGGCCGTGAGTGCGCTCGGGGATGCGCCACGCGGGATGCTTCGCCTTCAGGTGTCACCCGGAGCCGACTCCGTCCTGGCCAGTCCCCTCCTCGCCGAGTTCCTTGCCAGGTACCCGGACGTCCAGCTCGACGTGCACGTGAGCGAGGCGCGGGTCGACATCGTGGCCGGCGGGTACGACGCCGCAATCCAGCTTGGCGAAGTCATCGACCGGGACATGGTGGCCGTGCCGGTGGGCGGGGACATGCGATTCATCGTGGTAGGGGCGCCCTCCTACTTCAAGCGTCACGCGCCGCCGCGGCACCCGCGGGACCTCGCCGAGCACGTGTGCATCAACTGGCACTTGGAGCCCGATGCTCCCCCGTACCGGTGGGAGTTCACAGAGGGCGGCCGTGACTTCGCCGTCACGGTCCCCGCGCACGTGCTCTCCACCGACCCGGCGTTCAACCTCCGCCTTGCCCGCGCCGGGATGGGGCTGACGATGACCTTCGAGGACCGCGTGCGCGACGAACTGGCGCGCGGGGAGCTCGTGTCCGTGCTGGACGCGTTCTGCACGCCCTTCCCCGGTTACTTCCTGCACTACCCGACGCGCCGGCAGGCCTCCCCTGCCCTCCGCGCGCTCGTCGACCACCTGAACAACGAGCCCGAGACCATGAAGGCGGTCATGAAGGAGATTCCGCTGGGGCGGCTCGGGCGGGCGGAGGAAATCGCTTCCGCCGTTCTCTGGCTTTGCGGCCCTGGGGCAGGCTTTGCGATCGGTCAAGCACTCGTGGTGGATGGCGGGTACACGATTCGTTGA